The sequence TTCAAAAAGATGGCACCCCTCCAACTCAAATCTAAGCAAAAACAGAAACTAGACACAGGGCATTTCTCTATTTACATTATATTCCATTCTTGGTTCTTTATTATCTGATGAAGTTAACAAAGTTCTTCTCCTTAAACAGAAGGGTCTAATAATGATAAAAGGATGGCTTAAGGTTGATTTGTGGCTGGACTTAGAGGACGGCATTGGATGTCCCACGGGCAAAGAAAGAAGCCCCCTTGTCATGGACCTTGTACTGAAATAGTTTTCTCTGGTTCTGCTGCCTGTAGCCTTGTCCCCGCCAACACACTTCCACCTgagggcaacacacacacactttagtttGGAGTTTTCCTTTTCATAACTAGctttcacttgtttttctcTATACAATACCAAACAAATAAGCCATCTTACCTGTCCGTGGATGTCCTTGCAGTAGCCTGTAGAGAGTCCTTGTACATTGAGGGTAAGACTGCATTGGTGGGTCAGACCTCTCATGAGTCTCTCTGAGCTTTCTTCATCATTATCCacttcttcctcatcctccccctcacaTCGTACTAACATCACCATGCTACCCTACAGTTTAGAGTAGAAAAGGGCATGCATGTCAAGTTACAACTTTGAATGTATTTCAGAGCATGACAAAAGATgagaaaaatatatttagtCTGTCCATAATCAAAAACTCAGAAGATACATTTGTGTGATTCAATTTAACACAGCGATCCTTAAAGTTAATGTGTGTGATATGTTAAAATGTCTCCAGCAACTGTTTATATTAGTATGCGTATGCATGTTGTTTTGCAGAGGGCTACATCTTACCTGGAGCGCAGAGCAGATGGTGGCCTTGCAGTAGTGACTGAAATCCAGTGCTGATTCAACACTAACTCCAAGACTTAGAAGAACACTGAAGTCATCCACCAGGAGCACAGGGGGACCCCAGTCCTCACTTTCTGCCacaacactaccacacacaaacTTATACAGCTCTCTCAGGCCCGCATCAGAGTCTCTAAGGATGAAGAAAAATAGtttcttactgtgtgtgtgtttgcgtgcgtgtgtgtctgtgagtcagGAAGCATCAGTTATTAAGAAGTTAAATTACCTTAGAAAATGATATACTGACGCTGATTCGGTTTCTTTATGAAGCAAGAACTTAAGGGATTCCTTCAGTCCCTCGAGAAAAATCAGTTGCCCCTTTTCCCTTGCCTGGGCTAGATTCACACCCTGGAAAAACAGAAATACACTGAAGTTAGCAAATAAACAAGGAACTCCTATGGACCCATGGGGTGTTTTGAACCTGTAAGTCAATATATCAATAAAACTCACAATTCTCTGACTGACGGAACTGTAATGACTGAAAGACTGGACAAGACCAAGAAAACACACTCTGCAACCCGCTGAAACACAGACAAAACATCATGATATGGAGCTAGTTAACTTGATTTCAAATTACCGGCTGCACTTTGATGTGATTCGAAACACTCACCTCGTAaataaaatgaaagaaaatggTGAATTAAGAAAGAGGCATCTGTTTGTCTATCAGACACCAAAGTAAACTCTCCCTGCAGACAGAAAAGCAGAAATACTCATTAGCTTGACGTTCTGACTTCGTTCACTAACTGCCCATATTTGTCGGGTAAATATGCTTTCTTGcttgccagctagctagctagctactttaccCTTGTGAAGTCGTCGGGACTGGTGTTAAGAATACTGTTGAGCTCTCCAAACATATTTGACTCAGAATTGATTAAGTCTTGTTAAAACTGAGGCATCCTGATTGCTAAATATGGGCCACTTCTTCTTCAATGACAGATTGCAACAATCATTCAGAGGTGCACTTTCGCCACCTACTGCACGGGAGTGAAAAATCTCGATCGCCACCAAAAATCCCACGACAAGCAGACTCAGTTTGATTGTTAATCTGGCAAACCAGACATTTTCCCGGTTGGTTGACGAACCCATGGATCCAATATTAAAACTGGAAAGGGAACTTATTTAAATAGAAAATGGTATTGTACTTGCAGCTGATGTAGATAGGGCAGTTTGTAATacatacacatcacacatatTGTTTTAACTAATATCAGTTTTCATGGCTGTAATTCCATTTTACAACAAATATtgaagtatttaaaaaaaaagtatatacaCTTATTTATTAAGGTGGAAAGATTAAAAAGCATGCAAcagcattttttgttgttgctttgtcTATGATTCTGTTTGAAAGAATGAAAACAGTACAATTTACCATTGTCATATTTTTCACCCACGGATAGCTGGTCGGGAAGGTTTTGGTCACAGTAGACATGGCTCAGGCCCATAGAGGTTCTGATTTCACCATTGTCTAAAAGtctcatagcagaggatggtttcgatccatcgatcTCTGGGTtttgggcccagcacgcttccgctgcgccactctgctacatggcatttgaattgggagtcaaacccacaatacctgacagaggaggccatttactcaagttcaaaaggctcatagcagaggatggtttcgatccatcgacctctgggttatgggcccagcacgcttccgctgcgccactctgctattTGGCATTTGCATTGGCATTGGAATTGGGAGTCAAAGCCACAATACTCGACggaggaggccatttactcgGGTTCTCTTTCCCCACAGGTAACAGAAAGGTTTTGGTCCCAGAAGACATGGTTCAGGCCCAGATAGCATCCACAAGGGTTTAAAAGTCTGGTAGgagaggatggtttcgatccatcgacctctgggttatgtgcccagcacgcttccgctgcgccactctgctacacatcaccccagacgggactcgaacccacaatccctggcttaggaggccagtgccttatccattaggGCACTGGGGCTTGAGAGTCTGCTTTTTTCACCCGCACATAGCAGCTGGTCGGGAAGGTTTTGGTCACAGAAGACATGGCTCAGGCCCATAGATGTTCGGATTTCACCATTTTCTAAAAGtctcatagcagaggatggtttcgatccatcgatctctgggttatgggcccagcacgcttccgctgcgctACTCTACTACATGGCATTTGAACTGGGAGTCAAacccacaatacctgacagaggaggccatttactcaagttcaaaaggctcatagcagaggatggttttgatccatcgacctctgggttatgggcccagcacgcttccgctgcgccactctgctatttggcattggcattggcattggcattggcattggcattggcattgggagtcaaagccacaatactcgacggaggaggccatttactcgGGTTCTCTTTCCCCACAGGTAACAGAAAGGTTTTGGTCCCAGAAGACATGGTTCAGGCCCAGATAGCATCCACAAGGGTTTAAAAGTCTCgcagcagaggatggtttcgatccatcgacctctgggttatgggcccagcacgcttccgctgcgccactctgctacttggcattggcattggaattgggagtcaaagccacaatactcgacggaggaggccatttactcgGGTTCTCTTTCCCCACAGGTAACAGAAAGGTTTTGGTCCCAGAAGACATGGTTCAGGCCCAGATAGCATCCACAAGGGTTTAAAAGTCtcgtagcagaggatggtttggatccatcgacctctgggttatgggcccagcacgcttccgctgcgccactctgctacacatcaccccagatgggactcgaacccacaatccctggcttaggaggccagtgccttatccattaggccactggGGCTTGAGAGTCTGCTTTTTTCACCCGCACATAGCAGCTGGTCGGGAAGGTTTTGGTCACAGATGACATGGCTCAGGCCCATAGAGGTTCGGATTTCACCATTGTCTAAAAGtctcatagcagaggatggtttcgatccatcgacctctgggcccagcacgcttcctctgcgccactctgctacatggcatttgaattgggagtcaaacccacaatacctgacagaggaggccatttactcaAGTTTAAAAGTCTCgcagcagaggatggtttcgatccatcgacctctgggttatgggcccagcacgcttccgctgcgccactctgctacttgGCATTAGCATTGGAATTGGGAGTCAAAGCCACAATACTCGACggaggaggccatttactcgGGTTCTCTTTCCCCACAGGTAACAGAAAGGTTTTGGTCCCAGAAGACATGGTTCAGGCCCAGATAGCATCCACAAGGGTTTAAAAGTCtcgtagcagaggatggtttggatccatcgacctctgggttatgggcccagcacgcttccgctgcgccactctgctacacatcaccccagatgggactcgaacccacaatccctggcttaggaggccagtgccttatccattaggccactggGGCTTGAGAGTCTGCTTTTTTCACCCGCACATAGCAGCTGGTCGGGAAGGTTTTGGTCACAGATGACATGGCTCAGGCCCATAGAGGTTCGGATTTCACCATTGTCTAAAAGtctcatagcagaggatggtttcgatccatcgacctctgggcccagcacgcttcctctgcgccactctgctacatggcatttgaattgggagtcaaacccacaatacctgacagaggaggccatttactcaagttcaaaaggctcatagcagaggatggtttcgatccatcgacctctgggttatgggcccagcacgcttccgctgcgccactctgctacgtGCCATTGGCATTGGAATTGGGAGTCAAAGCCACAATACTCGACggaggaggccatttactcgGGTTCTCTTTCCCCACAGGTAACAGAAAGGTTTTGGTCCCAGAAGACATGGTTCAGGCCCAGATAGCATCCACAAGGGTTTAAAAGTCtcgtagcagaggatggtttcgatccatcgacctctgggttatgggcccagcacgcttccgctgcgccactctgctacacatcaccccagacgggactcgaacccacaatccctggcttaggaggccagtgccttatccattaggccactggGGCTTGAGAGTCTGCTTTTTTCACAAGCACATAGCAGCTGGTCGGGAAGGTTTTGGTCACAGAAGACATGGCTCAGGCCCATAGAGGTTCGGATTTCACCATTGTCTAAAAGtctcatagcagaggatggtttcgatccatcgatctctgggttatgggcccagcacgcttccgctgcgccactctgctacatgGCATTTCAATTGGGAGTCAAACCCACAATAACTGacagaggaggccatttactcaagttcaaaaggctcatagcagaggatggtttcgatccatcgacctctgggttatgggcccagcacgcttccgctgcgccactctgctacacatcaccccagacgggactcgaacccacaatccctggcttaggaggccagtgccttatccattaggccactggGGCTTTAGAGTCTGCTTTTTTCACCCGCACATAGCAGCTAGTCGGGAAGGTTTTGGTCACAGAAGACATGGCTCAGGCCCATAGAGGTTCGGATTTCACCATTGTCTAAAAGtctcatagcagaggatggtttcgatccatcgatccctgggttatgggcccagcacgcttccgctgcgccactctgctacatggcatttgaattgggagtcaaacccacaatacctgacagaggaggccatttactcaagttcaaaaggctcatagcagaggatggtttcgatccatcgacctctgggttatgggcccagcacgcttccgctgcgccactctgctacttgGCATTAGCATTGGAATTGGGAGTCAAAGCCACAATACTCGACGGAGGAGGCCATGTACTCGGGTTCTCTTTCCCCACAGGTAACAGAAAGGTTTTGGTCCCAGAAGACGTGGTTCAGGCCCAGATAGCATCCACAAGGGTTTAAAAGTCtcgtagcagaggatggtttcgatccatcgacctctgggttatgggcccagcacgcttccgctgcgccactctgctacacatcacccgagacgggactcgaacccacaatccctggcttaggaggccagtgccttatccattaggccactggGGCTTGAGACTCTGCTTTTTTCACCCGCACATAGCAGCTGGTCGGGAAGGTTTTGGTCACAGTAGACATGGCTCAGGCCCATAGAGGTTCGGATTTCACCATTGTCTAAAAGtctcatagcagaggatggtttcgatccatcgacctctgggttatgggcccagcacgcttccgctgcgccactctgctacatggcatttgaattgggagtcaaacccacaatacctgacagaggaggccatttactcaagttcaaaaggctcatagcagaggatggtttcgatccatcgacctctgggttatgggcccagcacgcttccgctgcgccactctgctacttgCCATTGGCATTGGAATTGGAATTGGGAGTCAAAGCCACAATACTCGACggaggaggccatttactcgGGTTCCCTTTCCCCACAGGTAACAGAAAGGTTTTGGTCCCAGAAGACATGGTTCAGGCCCAGATAGCATCCACAAGGGTTTAAAAGTCtcgtagcagaggatggtttcgatccatcgacctctgggttatgggcccagcacgcttccgctgcgccactctgctacacatcaccccagacgggactcgaacccacaatccctggcttaggaggccagtgccttatccattaggccactggGGCTTGAGAGTCTGCTTTTTTCACAAGCACATAGCAGCTGGTCGGGAAGGTTTTGGTCACAGAAGACATGGCTCAGGCCCATAGAGGTTCGGATTTCACCATTGTCTAAAAGtctcatagcagaggatggtttcgatccatcgacctctgggcccagcacgcttcctcTGCGCCACGGCATTTGAATTGGGAGTCAAacccacaatacctgacagaggaggccatttactcaagttcaaaaggctcatagcagaggatggtttcgatccatcgacctctgggttatgggcccagcacgcttccgctgcgccactctgctacttggcattggcattggcattggaattggaattgggagtcaaagccacaatactcgacggaggaggccatttactcgGGTTCTCTTTCCCCACAGGTAACAGAAAGGTTTTGGTCCCAGAAGACATGGTTCAGGCCCAGATAGCATCCACAAGGGTTTAAAAGTCtcgtagcagaggatggtttcgatccatcgacctctgggttatgggcccagcacgcttccgctgcgccactctgctacacatcacccgagacgggactcgaacccacaatccctggcttaggaggccagtgccttatccattaggccactggGGCTTGAGACTCTGCTTTTTTCACCCGCACATAGCAGCTGGTCGGGAAGGTTTTGGTCACAGTAGACATGGCTCAGGCCCATAGAGGTTCGGATTTCACCATTGTCTAAAAGtctcatagcagaggatggtttcgatccatcgacctctgggttatgggcccagcacgcttccgctgcgccactctgctacatggcatttgaattgggagtcaaacccacaatacctgacagaggaggccatttactcaagttcaaaaggctcattgcggaggatggtttcgatccatcgacctctgggcccagcacgcttcctcTGCGCCACGGCATTTGAATTGGGAGTCAAacccacaatacctgacagaggaggccatttactcaagttcaaaaggctcatagcagaggatggtttggatccatcgacctctgggttatgggcccagcacgcttccgctgcgccactctgctacttggcattggcattggcattggcattggcattggcattggaattgggagtcaaagccacaatactcgacggaggaggccatttactcgGGTTCTCTTTCCCCACAGGTAACAGAAAGGTTTTAGTCCCAGAAGACATGGTTCAGGCCCAGATAGCATCCACAAGGGTTTAAAAGTCtcgtagcagaggatggtttcgatccatcgacctctggggtATGGGCCCAGCgcgcttccgctgcgccactctgctacacatcaccccagacgggactcgaacccacaatccctggcttaggaggccagtgccttatccattaggccactggGGCTTGAGAGTCTGCTTTTTTCACCCGCACATAGCAGCTGGTCGGGAAGGTTTTGGTCACAGAAGACATGGCTCAGGCCCATAGAGGTTCGGATTTCACCATTGTCTAAAAGtctcatagcagaggatggtttcgatccatcgacctctgggcccagcacgcttcctcTGCGCCACGGCATTTGAATTGGGAGTCAAacccacaatacctgacagaggaggccatttactcaagttcaaaaggctcatagcagaggatggtttcgatccatcgacctctgggttatgggcccagcacgcttccgctgcgccactctgctacttgGCATTGGCATTGGAATTGGAATTGGAATTGGGAGTCAAAGCCACAATACTCGACggaggaggccatttactcgGGTTCTCTTTCCCCACAGGTAACAGAAAGGTTTTGGTCCCAGAAGATATGGTTCAGGCCCAGATAGCATCCACAAGGGTTTAAAAGTCtcgtagcagaggatggtttcgatccatcgacctctgggttatgggcacgcttccgctgcgccactctgctacttgGCAAGTCtcgtagcagaggatggtttcgatccatcgacctctgggttatgggcccagcacgcttccgctgcgccactctgctacttgGCATTGGCATTGGAATTGGAATTGGAATTGGGAGTCAAAGCCACAATACTCGACggaggaggccatttactcgGGTTCTCTTTCCCCACAGGTAACAGAAAGGTTTTGGTCCCAGAAGACATGGTTCAGGCCCAGATAGCATCCACAAGGGTTTAAAAGTCtcgtagcagaggatggtttcgatccatcgacctctgggttatgggcccagcacgcttccgctgcgccactctgctacacatcaccccagacgggactcgaacccacaatccctggcttaggaggccagtgccttatccattaggccactggGGCTTGAGAGTCTGCTTTTTTCACCCGCACATAGCAGCTGGTCCGGAAGGTTTTGGTCACAGAAGACATGGCTCAGGCCCATAGAGGTTCGGATTTCACCATTGTCTAAAAGTCTCATAGCAGAGGATcgtttcgatccatcgacctctgggcccagcacgcttcttctgcgccactctgctacatggcatttgaattgggagtcaaacccacaatacctgacagaggaggccatttactcaagttcaaaaggctcattgcggaggatggtttcgatccatcgacctctgggcccagcacgcttcctcTGCGCCACGGCATTTGAATTGGGAGTCAAacccacaatacctgacagaggagtccatttactcaagttcaaaaggctcatagcagaggatggtttggatccatcgacctctgggttatgggcccagcacgcttccgctgcgccactctgctacttggcattggcattggcattggcattggaattgggagtcaaagccacaatactcgacggaggaggccatttactcgGGTTCTCTTTCCCCACAGGTAACAGAAAGGTTTTGGTCCCAGAAGACATGGTTCAGGCCCAGATAGCATCCACAAGGGTTTAAAAGTCtcgtagcagaggatggtttcgatccatcgacctctgggttatgggcccagcacgcttccgctgcgccactctgctacacatcac comes from Hypomesus transpacificus isolate Combined female chromosome 2, fHypTra1, whole genome shotgun sequence and encodes:
- the elp6 gene encoding elongator complex protein 6; the encoded protein is MFGELNSILNTSPDDFTRGEFTLVSDRQTDASFLIHHFLSFYLRAGCRVCFLGLVQSFSHYSSVSQRIGVNLAQAREKGQLIFLEGLKESLKFLLHKETESASVYHFLRDSDAGLRELYKFVCGSVVAESEDWGPPVLLVDDFSVLLSLGVSVESALDFSHYCKATICSALQGSMVMLVRCEGEDEEEVDNDEESSERLMRGLTHQCSLTLNVQGLSTGYCKDIHGQVEVCWRGQGYRQQNQRKLFQYKVHDKGASFFARGTSNAVL